GTACCAGTCCCTCATCTCGTCAGGGACGATGTCACGGGTACCCCGGGGAACTCTTATCCTCATTCTTCTCCCTCCGCCATCCAATCCCCTGGTAACAGGAATGGTTTCATTCTATATAAATTTGTAGATCCGTTCAAGTTGTCGGCTCCAGGGCCTGCTTCTTCAACGTGGTTTGATTTTTCGCCAGCCCCGGCAGCAGGCGCGCCCTGTTACTTGTATTTGCTTCCCGGCATAACATCATGAAGGCAGCTTTCCAGCTGTTTCCCCCGGAGCCCGGAAAGTCCCGGAATGTTCCCAGGGGGATCGCCGCCGGCAACGGTTTTACCCGGAAAGGATAGCCGCAATCCCTTCCAGTATGTCTGCTACAGGTTTCCTGTGTCTTCGAGGCTGATCAGAATAACTTTTTGCTGTCCAGCATGATCGTTACCGGGCCGTCATTTTCCATCTCCACCTGCATCATGGCACCGAATTGACCTGTTTCCACGTGCAGCCCTCTTTCCTTCAGTGCGGAACAAAAATCGAGATAAAGCCCGGCGGCCACCTCCGGCCTTGCTGCTGCGGTGAAGCTGGGCCGATTTCCCTTCCGGCAATCACCAAAAAGGGTAAATTGCGAGATGCAGAGCAGGCTTCCACCGGTCTCCCTGATGGAACGATTCATCTTGCCGCTCTCATCTTCAAAGATGCGCAGTGACTGTATCTTGTCGGCCAGGTATCTGATATCATCGGGTCCATCTCCTGCTGCCACGCCAATAAAGATGACCATACCCTTGCCGATCTTCCCCAGGATGCGGGTATCAACCCTGACCCGTGCATGGGTAACCCTCTGCACTATGACTCTCATCTCCGGTTTTCCCCTTTGCTAGGTAGATGTATGACGGCGGACGGAAATAACGTCCTCGACCTTCTTGATGTTGTTTATGATTTGCTGGAGATGATCGTGGTCCTTTACCATCATAACCAGATTTATGGTCGATATGAAATTTCTGTCCGTCCTGCCTTCCACGGCCGTGATGTTTATTTTTTTCTCGCTGATCGCGGAGACGATATCGGAAAGAAGCCTGGGCCTGTCTGAAGCA
Above is a genomic segment from Bacillota bacterium containing:
- a CDS encoding D-tyrosyl-tRNA(Tyr) deacylase, which encodes MRVIVQRVTHARVRVDTRILGKIGKGMVIFIGVAAGDGPDDIRYLADKIQSLRIFEDESGKMNRSIRETGGSLLCISQFTLFGDCRKGNRPSFTAAARPEVAAGLYLDFCSALKERGLHVETGQFGAMMQVEMENDGPVTIMLDSKKLF